The Cardiocondyla obscurior isolate alpha-2009 linkage group LG16, Cobs3.1, whole genome shotgun sequence genome segment TGATagcgatattttattaccggAGAGTACTATTTCGAAAagtgatgaaataaaattaaactttggaactaggcTGGCCGCTCCTACTTCAGAGGATATTACAGATCTCTTTAGTATGTTTTTTGCAGCACAATTGTTTTTGATAATAGACATACATTCTTATTTGacatcataaaaaatatttaataaatatgtttctttAAGATCGtaattaacaaagaaataactctcaattaaactaatttataattatctttcattTCTAGGAGGTTCAAGAGAATCTTCTGTGAATGAAGGCCTTTCTTCCTTAACTGAAGACGATCTCTACAGTCAATCACTTATCCTCGGTTACCAGCATAATTATACAGCTAACGCAGTTCATGTCTTCCAGTTATCAGACTCTATTAATTTGATAACAATTGTCGAAGCcacaaatttttctatttcttcaggAATATGCGAtagttttcattatttaaatttattaaataatttgcagtTTCAACGAGACATCGACGAATTAAAACCAACTTTTGAAAACCTCGAtacagcaattaaaaaagtgttggaaggaattaaaaaaaatcgttctcATGTTGGAAACGATGTCGATATGTGTCAGAAAAGATTACAGACTAAATGGGACTTTGTACGGAAAAAATACAACGATCTGTTGCGTTCTAGAGATCTCGAAGTAGTATTGCAAATTGAAGCAAATACTTCTGGCTTCATAGAAACTTTGAAAGAATTATTACGTTTGATCTGTTTCGACAGAAATTTTTTGAAGCAAGGAAATGATGTTCTCACAACAGTTGGTAGACTCGTGAGACAGAAGTTGAGTGATTTCAGTGATTTCCTGAAAGTCAAAGCCCTGAAGAACTTTACTCTGGGATCATATCCTTTTCTAACAAATTTACAACGAAATTTCGTAACTTTTTTCctgagtaattttttaattattttaacgaaaaatgGAGGAATCttattattgagaaaaaaagttgatatacaaaattttaatttattaaaagaattaattttttttagttaaaaattggccaagtttttttaattagtacatagttttttttatttaatatacctCCTTAATGTTATGCATTTTTCCACAAGAACTTCCCTAACAATCAACAAATATCTTGAGGAGTTTCCAGGTCTAGTGCATTTCATCTACATCGACAGGAATACTCACAGACTCGTGGCACCTACGTTAGATTTTACGAGCACAGAAACACTCGCTCTAACAATGAAAAAAGTAAGTCATTTATAATTACacaatcaaaatttataataaaaatttttcgaacttttatttttagatttggAATATGGTTGAACAAAGCAGAATGCATTTACAAGAAGGTCATTTGTCAGTTATGTGGAAAGACACTACATTCAATTATTCCTACTTCTTATGGTTTGAAGACAATTCCGTACGTACAAGTATATATTTAAGGCGTGAATTTCGttcatattttatgttaagattttatattaagacattcttttcttttttatttgcagggATCTTCACCACCGAAATGTAAAGTTTATCTTAATTATGTCATGAAAAATTTTCCAGTACCAGGAATACTTTGCGGAGATTATTACAGGTTATTACTTTGAACCATGCAGGTAAGATTACCAGGAGGCAGCGTAAACTATACTCGATGGCGACGGATATGAAGCCAGGGAAGGAAATCGCCCGATGACGATTTTGGTTGTTCATTTTCGTGACTGTAGTTTTCATCCCCTTGACTTTTTGGTTTTACCCCCGCAGCATTACGCTTCCTCCTGGTATTCTTACTTTCATGCTTTGAACTATGTtctttagttaaatttttttattttactctggcatttaaaaaaatgttttgataaaaaaattttatttcaaaaatttaaaatattaatataaccgAATGGTCAGCCACTACATCACGAAAGACTAATATTcaacatgtttttttttatgtgcagAAAATTAACCGAGACGTGCTTTCCAAAACTTTCACCCAGCAAAGTACGAATCTATGAACTATATTGCGTACATTTAGGGCTAACTACATCAACTTGTGTCTTGGAACATTCCCGCAGATTAGCAGCTACTATCTGGGAAGTCACTGGAGTACCAAGTAATCTTGCGGATATAttctaaaattacattatttaaaaaaaaaattttagctctatgtaattttaatttcactttttaGATCTCTAAATGTTAGTTAATGTGCTTCAAAGgttaaactttaatatattcttaaattttaattctttaagaATATCTCGTACGATATTCGAATTTCTGTGATATTTAGATTCCTAGACTTGCaagttttcatttttatatttttattcttttcgtgATATTACTTTCATTTCTTTAATTGTAAAACTTCTTTAAAAACGCGATAAAACTAaacaatttcaattaaaatattttaaatttaatatctccataaattaacatataaaataatgaaatgtcAGTAACGATGACAGGTAATAACAGGAACCttccattatttattaaaaatttttcttacttttatcACATTGCTAGATATATTTCGTTTGGTTTGAATTACTTaggatattattaattatgtaactattaattgttattgttttatttatacaatacaaaatgaaataatcattttgcattttttatttacaaaatgtctttaataattaattgtactaACAAAAAGCTTatacattttgtaataaaacatGTTCAACTTCAAACAGATATATAATGGCACAATAAACgatataaatcaaataataaatacaaaatgagaaacgaaataagtaattaatattttatcaattaagtTTTTGGAATTTTTCCACAAAATTTAAGGCACCTATAAGTAgaatgatataaaaatcacttttaattattgaataacGTTTTCTCCTCAAAAAATTCAagcgtagttttttttaagcgtaaatttgtttaatttcttttaattttgttttttataacataagatttcttttaaattcttaaagcTCTGAATAATTGAAAGTTTAAGAGAGTCtaaaaatacgattttttttaagttttgttTCTTTACTCAAATGTGGAATAGTATCACTATTGCATTTGTCCAGATTGGTCTTTGCGACCTGGGATAAAATTAAGTACTATtgaaataaacaaatttattctattatttacatcaataaaactttattagtTATTCATTTTACTTGTGAAAAAGTTCAAGAAAGTctatcgttattaaaaagaaatacattttttcaaataatctttttcttcaaactttaaattttttacgttaattaaataaacaaaacaatggatttaaactttttctttgttcttaGATTagttttcatttttcaaaaaaatatttttttaacaatcttCTTCTCGATTCAtcctattcttttttttaattctcagtTTCTCACCTGTAAACGCGGGAATTAAGGGATGCGGCAGCAGAACATTCAGCGTCAGAGAAATCTTGTTCTGGATTAATGTTTTTCTCTCGAGTGGAATGTACCTGAGATGTTGTGCCAGCGCTATGATGTCCTTTTTTCATTCCCAATGTAAATTCAGGGTTATTTCGATCTCTACCTCGACCTCTGCCCTTAGCTACACTTACTTCACTATCTTCTTGGCATATAGACTCATTGACGATGTCTGACATAGGACGCCTGCTATTAGCAAAATCCTGTTGATTTTGTTGATTAGGGCTTTCTTGTGGACTGTCGTATTCTAAACGGCGAGTTTTTTCTTGATTCTGAATACTTTTGCTAATGCTGACAGCAGTATTTCGACTCTGTGTTCGACTAGTAGCAGTAACTGGTTGAGTCTagaacaatattttatacattaacgtctttttgcttttaatttcaaaataacttaattaatttattaatgtatataattatgatatattataaaaaattataaagaaaatattgctTGTATCaaattttcgattaaaaaaaaaagtgcaattGATCCAAGATGTTTCatatttaagtttaatttcataatcaaattttcaagACGACATACGCAAGACGGGGTGTGTTCTCTTTGGAGACACGTGCCATCGCTAATTTTCATCTCATCTCTCGTCAAGGAATCaattttttctgaaaaacaATTCTCTTTGCTTGTTTTAGAGATCCTCTTGCAGCTCTCACCGTTCACCTTCGCTTTTCTAGTCAATCGCTGACCTGCAATCTTGTCTTTCAACTCACGGACTTGTTTTTCTAATTCAGCCACTTCTAGATCAGACTCGCACACTTTCGGGATAAGTGATATTAAATGCCGTTCGGCAGCCTTCTGAATCATCATAGCGCAATCTAATCCACTTGTTCTTGTCATATCCaagctaaaaaaaatgtttagttAATTACCAATATAATTATGTGTATATCAAAATATCAGAAAAATCGAAAGTTAatttttccgaaaaaaaaaagatataatttgatataaaataatctaacaGTTAATGCACTAATATTTACTCACTTCAATGATTCAATCAATTCGGTAAAGCCGTCAGGTGCACGCGTAGATTTTCTTACAGGTGTTGGCTTATAATCTGAGCCATCATGTCTAGATGCATCATCACCTAAATTGTTTATTCTCAAAGGAACTGGCTCAAACATCCTAatacaaattgtaatttaaaatataaacttgacgttcgttttttttttctcaaatgttaataaataattataaaagtttcaGATTAATTTTTGAGCTCAATATATACCTTCCATTATGCCTCAGGAACACATGTCTGAATTTATGGGTACCACGTGTTTCAGAGGTGGCAGCATTGAGAATGCAGGTAAGAAAAAGATCTTTTCTGCAGCTATTTCCGTCCAAAAAGTGCGAGGCAAATTGTTTATGCAGTATTTTGTCTCTTATCGTTGGAATTAAGCTATTGAAGTTTCGATGAAAATGGTACCAACCGATCACCTGTTTGCTCTTGTCATGCACAAAATCTTTCAGTTTCTCCTCGTCAATTCGACCTGCGGAATCTTGCACGAGATCAATCAAAGGACACGTCACAATAGTCTCCACATCTGAAAATGTTTGCATGTGTAAATgataaatgatattaataatcgtaatagTAGAGCAAGAGTTATAGTgacgtgaatttttttatttgcatcttctaaagttaaaataaatttatcctcGTGTTAAGATGTACTTTCTGCACTCGCTCGCCTCTCTTTCGTTGTTTACACGAAATACCTGGATTTGCGAGAAGATTATACTCACTAATGTGAATCTTGACCGTCTCTACTTGCTTATCAGAGTCCGTGTAGGTCTTAACAATGAATTCGAGCACCTCACCGAGGAGAAAACCCATCTGAAAGAATTGTACGAAACGTTAGTCTCTCGACGTTAACAAGCGTAGCGCCAAGAGGTTATAAGACAGTAgaaacgcgattaattatcaGGGACCGGCttctcgcgcgacgacgaGGAGTTCTGAGATTATACTGACAAATCGATATACAATTTGCTTTACCTGCTCGCCGACGCTGCGCACATTTTCGTAGAACAGCAACGAAAGCGCCGCGCCCGAGATAGTAACGAGCAAATCGCCGTCCGCCATGTTGACACCCGCGCTCACGCTCTGACGTTATGTCATGAAGTAAGACTACCTTACTTCATGGCTCGTCTTATCTTGAATACTTTACGTGTTAcgtttccattatttttttatcgacaatGTTACTGACATTGGATCAcacgttttatttctacaattaTGTCAAAATGTAAGGAAAGAAACAATTGATAAAAACTTGATTGTATAGAGCTCAATTACATACGTACGAACGATGCAGTGAAGCAGCAGTTAGCCAATGACGACGCACGTACGAATCGTCGCGGTCGCGCGGCGAACTTGTTTCGCTATTGGTCGCACGTATCTGTTGCGATATGGTATAAATAGCTGAGCGACGGAAAATGGCGGCACTGAAGGGCGAGAATTCGCAACGAGCCGACGGTGTCGTGTGAGTCATATCGTTTCGTTGAATCTCGTCATTCTCTGAGGTCGCAAGCATGTCTGGCCGCGGCAAGGGTGGAAAAGTCAAGGGAAAGGCGAAGTCCCGCTCGAATCGTGCCGGGCTGCAGTTCCCCGTTGGACGTATCCATCGACTTTTGCGAAAGGGAAATTATGCCGAGCGCGTCGGTGCTGGCGCCCCGGTTTATTTGGCCGCGGTGATGGAATATCTCGCTGCGGAAGTGTTGGAATTGGCAGGTAACGCTGCTCGCGACAACAAGAAGACCAGAATTATACCTAGACACCTGCAGCTGGCTATCCGCAACGATGAGGAATTGAACAAACTGCTCTCGGGCGTCACCATCGCTCAGGGTGGCGTGCTGCCGAACATCCAGGCAGTCCTGTTGCCGAAGAAAACCGAGAAGAAGGCTTAAGAACatccaggaaaaaaaaaatgtgtaggCCGAAAACGAGCAAAAGGTCTTGCGTTTCGTTAGAACATCAGAAACAGCAGCAAATAAAACGGCCCTTTTTAGGGCCACcactttatatgtatatgatgTATATCCttgttcgtaatttttttttttattgattatgTGATTTCACGTATTAGGTATACATTGatatctataaataaaataaaataaataagatataatgAACATAGAATAAATGAGTCCACTAGCATTCGTGACGCTAGTGACACTTGCACACCGACGTGCTAACTGCGATAAACGCAACGAGGAACCGGCAGAACCGGCGAACAGTCGCAGAACCGCTTGCACGAGACTTAGGTTAGATCTACAATGATGTAATAACGCATTCTACAGTAAGAAGTTTGGTTCTCATATTCGATTATTTCTTGCTAGAGCTGTTTTCGCGTCATATGTGCAGAAACCATAAGGTTATTTACGTCGACGCAACAACACAACCTTAAAATCAAAGCCTTTACCGGACTTAAATCATGCTTCCCACGTTCCGTATGTAAAAGCCctttttatcattataattaattacaattaattgcaGTAACGTCAGAAAGTAAATAGCGCGC includes the following:
- the Hps1 gene encoding BLOC-3 complex member HPS1 isoform X2, coding for MRAILIFDHLNDVLFVKCNKKFGNHILKLAKMQGLLDDKDATNLEDSIPSANVIMQLFSPIVTSQYVMASQFGNSYTSMKLQDGTNMVFDEYIGYTFMYIAAKEIELMKRTLGVCVSIVRHVCGPDIAVLKTNWQKVHLVSSLLDAWSNLRNCEQSMLTEAVEQLSVNSEVASSVLKVLHDACDKLKNSQTEFANLHLLLLVGSKFLSLYSSKNAHDLCASDILLMILLCWVVNKKQSVQSESSDDCCDSDILLPESTISKSDEIKLNFGTRLAAPTSEDITDLFRGSRESSVNEGLSSLTEDDLYSQSLILGYQHNYTANAVHVFQLSDSINLITIVEATNFSISSGICDSFHYLNLLNNLQFQRDIDELKPTFENLDTAIKKVLEGIKKNRSHVGNDVDMCQKRLQTKWDFVRKKYNDLLRSRDLEVVLQIEANTSGFIETLKELLRLICFDRNFLKQGNDVLTTVGRLVRQKLSDFSDFLKVKALKNFTLGSYLEEFPGLVHFIYIDRNTHRLVAPTLDFTSTETLALTMKKIWNMVEQSRMHLQEGHLSVMWKDTTFNYSYFLWFEDNSGSSPPKCKVYLNYVMKNFPVPGILCGDYYRKLTETCFPKLSPSKVRIYELYCVHLGLTTSTCVLEHSRRLAATIWEVTGVPNL
- the LOC139109067 gene encoding histone H2A, yielding MSGRGKGGKVKGKAKSRSNRAGLQFPVGRIHRLLRKGNYAERVGAGAPVYLAAVMEYLAAEVLELAGNAARDNKKTRIIPRHLQLAIRNDEELNKLLSGVTIAQGGVLPNIQAVLLPKKTEKKA
- the LOC139109060 gene encoding BRISC complex subunit FAM175B yields the protein MADGDLLVTISGAALSLLFYENVRSVGEQMGFLLGEVLEFIVKTYTDSDKQVETVKIHINVETIVTCPLIDLVQDSAGRIDEEKLKDFVHDKSKQVIGWYHFHRNFNSLIPTIRDKILHKQFASHFLDGNSCRKDLFLTCILNAATSETRGTHKFRHVFLRHNGRMFEPVPLRINNLGDDASRHDGSDYKPTPVRKSTRAPDGFTELIESLNLDMTRTSGLDCAMMIQKAAERHLISLIPKVCESDLEVAELEKQVRELKDKIAGQRLTRKAKVNGESCKRISKTSKENCFSEKIDSLTRDEMKISDGTCLQREHTPSCTQPVTATSRTQSRNTAVSISKSIQNQEKTRRLEYDSPQESPNQQNQQDFANSRRPMSDIVNESICQEDSEVSVAKGRGRGRDRNNPEFTLGMKKGHHSAGTTSQVHSTREKNINPEQDFSDAECSAAASLNSRVYR
- the Hps1 gene encoding BLOC-3 complex member HPS1 isoform X1, with translation MRAILIFDHLNDVLFVKCNKKFGNHILKLAKMQGLLDDKDATNLEDSIPSANVIMQLFSPIVTSQYVMASQFGNSYTSMKLQDGTNMVFDEYIGYTFMYIAAKEIELMKRTLGVCVSIVRHVCGPDIAVLKTNWQKVHLVSSLLDAWSNLRNCEQSMLTEAVEQLSVNSEVASSVLKVLHDACDKLKNSQTEFANLHLLLLVGSKFLSLYSSKNAHDLCASDILLMILLCWVVNKKQSVQSESSDDCCDSDILLPESTISKSDEIKLNFGTRLAAPTSEDITDLFRGSRESSVNEGLSSLTEDDLYSQSLILGYQHNYTANAVHVFQLSDSINLITIVEATNFSISSGICDSFHYLNLLNNLQFQRDIDELKPTFENLDTAIKKVLEGIKKNRSHVGNDVDMCQKRLQTKWDFVRKKYNDLLRSRDLEVVLQIEANTSGFIETLKELLRLICFDRNFLKQGNDVLTTVGRLVRQKLSDFSDFLKVKALKNFTLGSYLEEFPGLVHFIYIDRNTHRLVAPTLDFTSTETLALTMKKIWNMVEQSRMHLQEGHLSVMWKDTTFNYSYFLWFEDNSGSSPPKCKVYLNYVMKNFPVPGILCGDYYRKLTETCFPKLSPSKVRIYELYCVHLGLTTSTCVLEHSRRLAATIWEVTGVPSNLADIF